One window from the genome of Aphelocoma coerulescens isolate FSJ_1873_10779 chromosome 19, UR_Acoe_1.0, whole genome shotgun sequence encodes:
- the TMEM132E gene encoding transmembrane protein 132E — MASPEKMLPGPAALLCCLCSLLLPAHAKGPAPSPEPAEPPGAILLPVSYRLSNTRLAFFLKELGASPAGNGSTPLQRSEPFVVFQTKELPVLNVTLGPFSTGLVLPKEHLQPSSTLEVPDRLTVNWKVRAFIVQPRLVASQPVVQVLFYVAGRDWDDFDVTDRLPCVRLHAFRDARELKSSCRLRGSLAMCLVQAELPHAWFGPSAVPLGRRKSPESLEVVPGESQQAELYYTLHAPDGAGQCLGDAGARRGAGGARTEGPTQHPLLRIGSVSLLQPPPAPALQEHHLDGNVFIRLPDKPLKPGEVLSILLYLMSNSTVEHFTLRVKAKKGVNLLSTKSRSGQWLVSSELLTGGKHSTATVDVSRVDGAGPRDGDSSSEIMQLDFEMENFTSQSVTRRIMWHIDYRGRNPPPDLEKVVTELTVIQRDIRAIVPLAMDTEIINTAILTGRTVAIPVKVIAIELSGVIVDVSAMVECKSNNEDIIKVSSSCDYVFVSGKESRGSMSARVTFNYEHLSAPLEMTVWVPKLPLHIELSDARLSQVKGWRVPILPDRRSVRDSEHEEDEEERKQSRGCALQYQHSTLQVFTQFHTTAAEGTGQVVTMLGPDWLVEVTDLVSDFMRVDDPRVAHMVDSSTLAGREPGTTLFKVVSPLVEAVLGETLVTVAEEKVSITDLKAQVVSSLSLSLHPSPGNSHTIIARTSVQQTLSFFKQEALLSLWISYSDGTTAPLSLYDPKDYNLVVSSLDEKVVSVTQDRAFPLVVAESEGAGELLRAELVICESCQKTKRKSVLFTALATVRVHFGSEEDPTYDYDHVPSRPGLGEAGASTTLRAEVDRKADPSEDSRMSSASHPTEDFPTIPTGFVQVTRGLTDLEIGMYALLGVFCLAILVFLINCIVFVLKYRHKRIPPEGQTNMDHSHHWVFLGNGQPLRAHNDLSPQPESPGNPLENVQTCCHGDHHSSGSSQTSVQSQVHGRGDGSSGGSTRDQSEDPLNSPTSKRKRVKFTTFATMPSDELAYNSIPIADEEDLEWVCQDMGLQDPEELHNYICRIKEIA; from the exons CCCACGCCAAGggcccagcccccagccccgagCCTGCCGAGCCCCCCGGTGCCATCCTGCTGCCCGTCAGCTACCGCCTGTCCAACACCCGCCTGGCCTTCTTCCTcaaggagctgggagccagCCCGGCGGGCAACGGCAGCACCCCTCTGCAGCGCTCGGAGCCCTTCGTCGTCTTCCAGACCAAGGAGCTGCCCGTCCTCAACGTCACCCTGGGGCCCTTCAGCACGGGGCTGGTGCTGCCCAAGGAGCACCTGCAGCCCTCCAGCACCCTGGAGGTGCCCGACCGCCTCACCGTCAACTGGAAGGTGCGCGCCTTCATCGTCCAGCCGCGGCTGGTGGCCAGCCAGCCCGTGGTCCAAGTGCTCTTCTACGTGGCCGGCCGGGATTGGGACGACTTCGACGTGACTGACCGGCTGCCCTGCGTGCGGCTCCACGCCTTCCGCGACGCCCGCGAGCTCAAGAGCTCGTGCCGGCTGCGGGGCAGCCTGGCCATGTGCCTGGTGCAGGCCGAGCTGCCCCACGCCTGGTTCGGCCCCTCGGCCGTGCCgctgggcaggaggaagagcCCTGAGAGCCTGGAGGTGGTGCCTGGGGAGAGCCAGCAGGCCGAGCTGTACTACACCCTGCACGCGCCCGATGGTGCCGGACAGTGCCTTGGGGACGCGGGCGCtcgccgcggggccggcggggcgcgCACCGAGGGTCCCACGCAGCACCCGCTGCTGCGCATCGGCAGCGTcagcctcctgcagcccccgcccgcccccgccctgCAGGAGCATCACCTGGACGGCAACGTCTTCATCCGCCTGCCTGACAAGCCCCTGAAGCCCGGAGAGGTGCTGAGCATCCTCCTCTACCTGATGTCCAACTCCACGGTGGAGCACTTCACCCTCAG GGTGAAGGCCAAGAAAGGGGTGAACCTGCTGAGCACCAAGTCCAGGAGCGGGCAGTGGCTGGTGAGCTCGGAGCTGCTGACGGGTGGCAAACACTCCACGGCCACCGTGGACGTGTCCAGGGTGGACGGGGCCGGGCCCAG ggatggggactcctcGTCGGAGATCATGCAGCTGGATTTCGAGATGGAGAACTTCACGAGCCAGTCAGTGACACGCCGCATCATGTGGCACATCGACTACCGCGGCCGTAACCCCCCGCCCGACCTGGAGAAGGTGGTCACGGAGCTGACAGTCATCCAGAGGGACATCAGGGCCATTGTGCCCCTGGCCATG GACACGGAGATCATCAACACGGCCATCCTGACGGGGCGCACGGTGGCCATTCCCGTGAAGGTCATTGCCATCGAGCTGAGCGGCGTCATCGTGGATGTCTCGGCCATGGTGGAGTGCAAGTCCAACAACGAGGACATCATCAAG GTTTCCAGCAGCTGCGACTACGTCTTCGTCAGCGGGAAGGAGTCGCGGGGCTCTATGAGCGCCCGGGTCACCTTCAACTACGAGCACCTGTCGGCCCCGCTGGAGATGACGGTGTGGGTGCCCAAACTGCCCCTGCACATCGAGCTATCGGACGCCCGGCTGAGCCAAGTCAAGGGCTGGAGGGTGCCCATCCTGCCGGACAGGAG GTCAGTGCGGGACAGCGAGcatgaggaggacgaggaggagcgGAAGCAGAGCCGGGGCTGTGCCCTGCAGTACCAGCACTCCACGCTGCAGGTCTTCACCCAGTTCCACACCACGGCGGCCGAGGGCACGGGCCAGGTGGTCACCATGCTGGGGCCCGACTGGCTGGTGGAGGTCACCGACCTGGTCAGCGACTTCATGCGCGTGGACGACCCGCGGGTGGCCCACATGGTGGACAGCTCCACGCTGGCCGGGCGGGAGCCGGGCACGACCCTCTTCAAG GTGGTGTCCCCGCTGGTGGAGGCGGTGCTGGGCGAGACGCTGGTGACGGTGGCAGAGGAGAAGGTCAGCATCACGGACCTGAAGGCCCAGGTGGTCTCCAGCCTCTCGCTGTCCCtccaccccagccctggcaaCAGCCACACCATCATTGCCCGCACATCCGTGCAGCAAACCCTGAGCTTCTTCAAGCAG GAAGCGCTGCTGAGCCTGTGGATTTCCTACAGCGACGGCACCACGGCGCCCCTGTCCCTCTATGACCCCAAGGACTACAACCTGGTGGTGAGCAGCCTGGACGAGAAGGTGGTGTCGGTGACCCAGGACCGGGCGTTCCCCTTGGTGGTGGCGGAGAGCGAGGGCGCAGGGGAGCTGCTGCGGGCGGAGCTGGTCATCTGCGAGAGCTGCCAGAAGACCAAGCGCAAGAGCGTCCTCTTCACGGCCTTGGCCACCGTGCGCGTCCATTTCGGGTCCGAGGAGGACCCCACCTATGACTATGACCACGTGCCCAGCAGGCCAGGGCTGGGCGAGGCGGGGGCAAGCACCACCCTGCGGGCAGAGGTGGACAGGAAAGCGGACCCGAGCGAGGACAGCCGGATGTCCAGCGCGTCTCACCCCACCGAGGACTTCCCCACCATCCCCACCGGCTTCGTGCAGGTGACGCGGGGGCTGACGGACCTGGAGATCGGGATGTACGCCCTGCTGGGCGTCTTCTGTCTGGCCATCTTGGTCTTCCTCATCAACTGCATCGTCTTTGTGCTGAAGTACCGGCACAAGCGCATCCCGCCGGAAGGCCAGACCAACATGGACCATTCCCACCACTGGGTCTTCCTGGGCAACGGGCAGCCCTTGCGGGCTCACAATGACCTCTCCCCGCAGCCCGAGAGCCCGGGGAACCCGCTGGAAAACGTGCAGACCTGCTGCCACGGGGACCACCACAGCAGCGGGAGCTCGCAGACCAGCGTGCAGAGCCAGGTGCACGGGCGCGGGGACGGCTCCTCGGGGGGCTCCACGCGGGACCAGAGCGAGGACCCGCTCAACTCACCCACCTCCAAACGGAAGCGGGTGAAGTTCACCACCTTCGCCACCATGCCCTCGGACGAGCTGGCTTACAACTCCATCCCCATCGCCGATGAGGAGGACTTGGAGTGGGTGTGCCAGGACATGGGGCTGCAGGATCCCGAGGAGCTTCACAACTACATCTGCAGGATCAAAGAGATCGCTTAA